In one window of Pieris brassicae chromosome 10, ilPieBrab1.1, whole genome shotgun sequence DNA:
- the LOC123715545 gene encoding fibroin heavy chain-like isoform X21, translated as MIPTFVLFVVSILHAHAAPQDPGYQWPVPDDDVEYDVTTTKTLDRFGHPIYTVNMVPIEYGGVTQGYSTANSQSKGSSYGGDQAETYHNRNVGYDAYSQNNGQANSAATSGHSYLANYGPGSSYVKSSNSRANSQSASSNSQNSFTGYNGAPVPQNYYNQYYNPPPYVPPTSYPPSAAPAYPPFAYQGYPPHFYPGNTPRTPPFYPGYKNPNYPLHPIPNNPIPIVPLSQPVQPTPGQLPIIQSIPIAKTLSPLTPVSPISQLIAPNVQIPINTAQAISYTSNASGNTYATSSAPKSGSGTGTGSSTGGTTTGYGSGSSSGGTSSGYGSGFGSGSSSGGTSSGYGSGFGSGSSSGGTSSGYGSGFGSGSSTGETSSGYGSGFGSGSSTGGTSTGSGSGSGFGTSTGGTSIGSGSGSGSASTGGASIGSGSGSGSASTGGASTGTGTGSSNGGTSTGYGSGYGSGSSSGGTSSGYGSGFGSGSSSGGTSSGYGSGFGSGSSTGGTSTGYGSGLGSGTSTGGTSTGSGSGSGTASSGGASTGTGTGSSTGGTSTGYGSGFGSGSSTGGTSTGYGSGSGTASSGGASTGIGTGSSTGGTSTGSGSGSGTASSGGASTGTGSGSSTGGTSSGYGSGFGSGSSTGGTSTGYGSGVGSGTSTGGTSSGYGSGFGSGSSTGGTSTGSGSGSGFGTSTGGTSIGSGSGSGSASTGGASTGTGTGSSTGGTSIGSGSGYGSGSSSGGTSIGSGSGYGSGSSSGGTSSGYGSGFGSGSSTGGTSTGSGSGSGSASTGGASIGSGSGSGSASTGGASTGTGTGSSTGGTSTGYGTGVGSGTSTGGTGTGYGSGYGSGSSSGGTSTGYGSGLGSGTSTGGTSTGYGSGSGSASTGGSSTGTGTGSSTGGTSTGSGSGFGSGTSTGGTSTGSGSGSGTASSGGASTGTGTGSSTGGTSTGSGSGFGSGSSTGGTNSGYGSGFGSGSSTGGTSTGSGSGSGSASTGGASNGTGTGSSNGGTSTGSGSGFGSGSSTGGTNSGYGSGFGSGSSSGGTSSGYGSGFGSGSSTGGTSTGYGSGLGSGTSTGGTSTGSGSGSGTASSGGASTGTGTGSSTGGTSTGSGSGFGSGSSTGGTNSGYGSGLGSGTSTGGTSTGSGSGSGTASSGGASTGTGTGSSTGGTSTGSGSGFGSGTSTGGTSTGYGSGFGSGTSTGGTSTGSGSGSGTASSGGASTGTGTGSSTGGTSTGSGSGFGSGSSTGGTNSGYGSGFGSGSSTGGTSTGSGSGSGSASTGGASIGSGSGSGSASTGGASNGTGTGSSNGGTSTGSGSGFGSGSSTGGTNSGYGSGFGFGSSSGGTSSGYGSGFGSGSSTGGTSTGYGSGLGSGTSTGGTSTGSGSGVGSGTSTGGTGTGYGSGLGSGTSTGGTSTGSGSGSGSASTGGASIGSGSGSGSASTGGASNGTGTGSSNGGTSTGSGSGFGSGSSTGGTNSGYGSGFGSGSSSGGTSTGYGFGLGSGTSTGGTSTGSGSGSGTASSGGASTGTGTGSSTGGTSTGYGSGLGSGTSTGGTSTGSGSGSGTASSGGASTGTGTGSSTGGTSTGYGSGFGSGSSTGGTSSGYGSGFGSGSSTGGTSTGSGSGSGSASSGGASTGIGTGSSTGGTSTGSGSGSGTASSGGASTGTGTGSSTGGTSTGSGSGSGSASTGGASTGTGTGSSTGGTSTGYGSGSGSASTGGASTGTGTGSSTGGTSTGYGSGSGSASTGGSSTGTGTGSSTGGTSTGSGSGSGSASTGGTSTGSSSGSGSGSSTGGNNGGWSSGSASGSDTGSITGYGVGVTVIEPVIPGIVPYPQSKGKLCICFSNYLQMPAVIRNQFRFY; from the exons ATGATTCCTACTTTCGTGCTCTTCGTTGTAAgc ataTTGCATGCTCATGCTGCTCCTcaag acCCTGGCTATCAATGGCCTGTACCAG ATGACGATGTAGAATACGACGTGACCACCACAAAGACGTTGGATCGATTTGGTCATCCAATTTATACCGTCAACATGGTACCGATTG AATACGGTGGTGTAACACAAGGTTACTCAACGGCAAACTCTCAATCGAAGGGGTCGTCATATGGTGGTGACCAAGCTGAGACTTACCATAATCGTAATGTAGGTTACGACGCATACTCTCAAAACAATGGACAGGCCAATAGTGCTGCAACAAGTGGACACAGCTATTTGGCTAATTATGGACCAGGAAGCAGCTATGTGAAATCCTCTAATTCAAGAGCGAATTCACAGAGCGCTTCTAGCAATTCTCAAAATAGTTTTACTGGTTATAATG GTGCACCAGTTCCtcagaattattataatcaatattataatccACCACCGTACGTACCTCCAACTTCATACCCTCCGTCAGCAGCACCAGCTTACCCACCATTTGCATACCAAGGGTACCCACCCCACTTCTACCCCGGGAATACACCTAGAACTCCACCGTTTTACCCTGGCTACAAAAATCCCAACTACCCCCTGCATCCGATTCCTAACAATCCCATCCCAATTGTCCCCTTATCTCAACCAGTACAACCTACTCCAGGTCAATTACCTATAATACAAAGTATTCCGATAGCAAAGACACTTTCTCCTTTGACTCCAGTTAGTCCTATTTCTCAGCTCATTGCACCAAATGTTCAAATACCAATAAATACAGCTCAGGCAATATCCTACACCAGCAATGCGTCTGGAAACACTTATGCCACAAGCTCTGCACCTAAAAGTGGATCTGGCACTGGCACAGGAAGTAGCACTGGAGGAACTACCACTGGCTATGGTTCTGGAAGTAGCAGTGGAGGAACTAGCTCTGGCTATGGTTCCGGCTTTGGCTCTGGAAGTAGCAGTGGAGGAACTAGCTCTGGCTATGGTTCCGGCTTTGGTTCTGGAAGTAGCAGTGGAGGAACTAGCTCTGGCTATGGTTCCGGCTTTGGCTCTGGAAGTAGCACTGGAGAAACTAGCTCTGGCTATGGTTCCGGCTTTGGCTCTGGAAGTAGCACGGGAGGAACTAGCACTGGCTCTGGTTCCGGCTCAGGTTTTGGAACTAGCACTGGAGGAACTAGCATTGGCTCTGGTTCCGGCTCAGGTTCTGCAAGCACTGGAGGAGCTAGCATTGGCTCTGGTTCCGGCTCAGGTTCTGCAAGCACTGGAGGAGCTAGCACTGGCACTGGCACAGGAAGTAGCAATGGAGGAACTAGCACTGGCTATGGTTCCGGCTATGGTTCTGGAAGTAGCAGTGGAGGAACTAGCTCTGGCTATGGTTCCGGCTTTGGCTCTGGAAGTAGCAGTGGAGGAACTAGCTCTGGCTATGGTTCCGGCTTTGGCTCTGGAAGTAGCACTGGAGGAACTAGCACTGGCTATGGTTCCGGCTTAGGTTCTGGAACTAGCACTGGAGGAACTAGCACTGGCTCTGGTTCTGGCTCAGGTACTGCAAGCTCTGGAGGAGCTAGCACTGGCACTGGCACAGGAAGTAGCACTGGAGGAACTAGCACTGGCTATG GTTCCGGCTTTGGCTCTGGAAGTAGCACTGGAGGAACTAGCACTGGCTATGGTTCCGGCTCCGGTACTGCAAGCTCTGGAGGAGCTAGCACTGGCATTGGCACAGGAAGTAGCACTGGAGGAACTAGCACTGGCTCTGGTTCTGGCTCAGGTACTGCAAGCTCTGGAGGAGCTAGCACTGGCACTGGCTCTGGAAGTAGCACTGGAGGAACTAGCTCTGGCTATGGTTCCGGCTTTGGCTCTGGAAGTAGCACTGGAGGAACTAGCACTGGCTATGGTTCCGGCGTAGGTTCTGGAACTAGCACTGGAGGAACTAGCTCTGGCTATGGTTCCGGCTTTGGCTCTGGAAGTAGCACGGGAGGAACTAGCACTGGCTCTGGTTCCGGCTCAGGTTTTGGAACTAGCACTGGAGGAACTAGCATTGGCTCTGGTTCCGGCTCAGGTTCTGCAAGCACTGGAG GAGCTAGCACTGGCACTGGCACAGGAAGTAGCACTGGAGGAACTAGCATTGGCTCTGGTTCCGGCTATGGTTCTGGAAGTAGCAGTGGAGGAACTAGCATTGGCTCTGGTTCCGGCTATGGTTCTGGAAGTAGCAGTGGAGGAACTAGCTCTGGCTATGGTTCCGGCTTTGGCTCTGGAAGTAGCACTGGAGGAACTAGCACTGGCTCTGGTTCCGGCTCAG GTTCTGCAAGCACTGGAGGAGCTAGCATTGGCTCTGGTTCCGGCTCAGGTTCTGCAAGCACTGGAG GAGCTAGCACTGGCACTGGCACAGGAA GTAGCACTGGAGGAACTAGCACTGGCTATGGTACCGGCGTAGGTTCTGGAACTAGCACTGGAGGAACTGGCACTGGCTATGGTTCCGGCTATGGTTCTGGAAGTAGCAGTGGAGGAACTAGCACTGGCTATGGTTCCGGCTTAGGTTCTGGAACTAGCACTGGAGGAACTAGCACTGGCTATGGTTCCGGCTCAGGTTCTGCAAGCACTGGAGGATCTAGCACTGGCACTGGCACAGGAAGTAGCACTGGAGGAACTAGCACTGGCTCTGGTTCCGGCTTTGGCTCTGGAACTAGCACTGGAGGAACTAGCACTGGCTCTGGTTCTGGCTCAGGTACTGCAAGCTCTGGAGGAGCTAGCACTGGCACTGGCACAGGAAGTAGCACTGGAGGAACTAGCACTGGCTCTGGTTCCGGCTTTGGCTCTGGAAGTAGCACTGGAGGAACTAACTCTGGCTATGGTTCCGGCTTTGGCTCTGGAAGTAGCACTGGAGGAACTAGCACTGGCTCTGGTTCCGGCTCAGGTTCTGCAAGCACTGGAGGAGCTAGCAATGGCACTGGCACAGGAAGTAGCAATGGAGGAACTAGCACTGGCTCTGGTTCCGGCTTTGGCTCTGGAAGTAGCACTGGAGGAACTAACTCTGGCTATGGTTCCGGCTTTGGCTCTGGAAGTAGCAGTGGAGGAACTAGCTCTGGCTATGGTTCCGGCTTTGGCTCTGGAAGTAGCACTGGAGGAACTAGCACTGGCTATGGTTCCGGCTTAGGTTCTGGAACTAGCACTGGAGGAACTAGCACTGGCTCTGGTTCTGGCTCAGGTACTGCAAGCTCTGGAGGAGCTAGCACTGGCACTGGCACAGGAAGTAGCACTGGAGGAACTAGCACTGGCTCTGGTTCCGGCTTTGGCTCTGGAAGTAGCACTGGAGGAACTAACTCTGGCTATGGTTCCGGCTTAGGTTCTGGAACTAGCACTGGAGGAACTAGCACTGGCTCTGGTTCCGGCTCAGGTACTGCAAGCTCTGGAGGAGCTAGCACTGGCACTGGCACAGGAAGTAGCACTGGAGGAACTAGCACTGGCTCTGGTTCCGGCTTTGGCTCTGGAACTAGCACTGGAGGAACTAGCACTGGCTATGGTTCCGGCTTTGGCTCTGGAACTAGCACTGGAGGAACTAGCACTGGCTCTGGTTCTGGCTCAGGTACTGCAAGCTCTGGAGGAGCTAGCACTGGCACTGGCACAGGAAGTAGCACTGGAGGAACTAGCACTGGCTCTGGTTCCGGCTTTGGCTCTGGAAGTAGCACTGGAGGAACTAACTCTGGCTATGGTTCCGGCTTTGGCTCTGGAAGTAGCACTGGAGGAACTAGCACTGGCTCTGGTTCCGGCTCAGGTTCTGCAAGCACTGGAGGAGCTAGCATTGGCTCTGGTTCCGGCTCAGGTTCTGCAAGCACTGGAGGAGCTAGCAATGGCACTGGCACAGGAAGTAGCAATGGAGGAACTAGCACTGGCTCTGGTTCCGGCTTTGGCTCTGGAAGTAGCACTGGAGGAACTAACTCTGGCTATGGTTCCGGCTTTGGTTTTGGAAGTAGCAGTGGAGGAACTAGCTCTGGCTATGGTTCCGGCTTTGGCTCTGGAAGTAGCACTGGAGGAACTAGCACTGGCTATGGTTCCGGCTTAGGTTCTGGAACTAGCACTGGAGGAACTAGCACTGGCTCTGGTTCCGGCGTAGGTTCTGGAACTAGCACTGGAGGAACTGGCACTGGCTATGGTTCCGGCTTAGGTTCTGGAACTAGCACTGGAGGAACTAGCACTGGCTCTGGTTCCGGCTCAGGTTCTGCAAGCACTGGAGGAGCTAGCATTGGCTCTGGTTCCGGCTCAGGTTCTGCAAGCACTGGAGGAGCTAGCAATGGCACTGGCACAGGAAGTAGCAATGGAGGAACTAGCACTGGCTCTGGTTCCGGCTTTGGCTCTGGAAGTAGCACTGGAGGAACTAACTCTGGCTATGGTTCCGGCTTTGGCTCTGGAAGTAGCAGTGGAGGAACTAGCACTGGCTATGGTTTCGGCTTAGGTTCTGGAACTAGCACTGGAGGAACTAGCACTGGCTCTGGTTCTGGCTCAGGTACTGCAAGCTCTGGAGGAGCTAGCACTGGCACTGGCACAGGAAGTAGCACTGGAGGAACTAGCACTGGCTATGGTTCCGGCTTAGGTTCTGGAACTAGCACTGGAGGAACTAGCACTGGCTCTGGTTCTGGCTCAGGTACTGCAAGCTCTGGAGGAGCTAGCACTGGCACTGGCACAGGAAGTAGCACTGGAGGAACTAGCACTGGCTATGGTTCCGGCTTTGGCTCTGGAAGTAGCACTGGAGGAACTAGCTCTGGCTATGGTTCCGGCTTTGGCTCTGGAAGTAGCACTGGAGGAACTAGCACTGGCTCTGGTTCCGGCTCAGGTTCTGCAAGCTCTGGAGGAGCTAGCACTGGCATTGGCACAGGAAGTAGCACTGGAGGAACTAGCACTGGCTCTGGTTCTGGCTCAGGTACTGCAAGCTCTGGAGGAGCTAGCACTGGCACTGGCACAGGAAGTAGCACTGGAGGAACTAGCACTGGCTCTG GTTCCGGCTCAGGTTCTGCAAGCACTGGAGGAGCTAGCACTGGCACTGGCACAGGAAGTAGCACTGGAGGAACTAGCACTGGCTATGGTTCCGGCTCAGGTTCTGCAAGCACTGGAGGAGCTAGCACTGGCACTGGCACAGGAAGTAGCACTGGAGGAACTAGCACTGGCTATGGTTCCGGCTCAGGTTCTGCAAGCACTGGAGGATCTAGCACTGGCACTGGCACAGGAAGTAGCACTGGAGGAACTAGCACTGGCTCTGGTTCCGGCTCAGGTTCTGCAAGCACTGGAGGAACTAGCACTGGCTCTAGTTCCGGCTCTGGCTCGGGAAGTAGCACTGGAGGAAACAATGGTGGATGGAGTTCAGGCTCTGCTTCAGGATCAGACACCGGCTCTATCACTGGGTACGGTGTTGGTGTAACAG TTATCGAACCAGTTATCCCCGGAATCGTACCTTACCCGCAATCAAAAGGCAAACTGTGCATTTGCTTCAGTAACTACTTACAGATGCCAGCAGTCATTCGCAATCAATTTAGGTTTTACTAA